AGCCAAACCAGTTCGTTGATGTTTACAAAAACCAACCCATCGAGGGTAGGAAGGGCTACTTTTTGTAATACGGGTTTGTTTACCGACAGGTTATACATCAATGTATCTATCTTACTGGTAATATTTTTTGTTTTAATACGATCGGCTGCTTTGAATACGGCCGTTTGCAGCTCTTTTATATTCACCGGCTTTAACAAATAATCCAGCGCAGAGTATTTTATGGCATTGATGGCATAGTTATCGAAGGCGGTAACAAAAATGATCTCGAAGTTAACCGGCGACAGGCTGTTGAGCAGCTCAAAGGCATTGCCAAACGGCATTTCAATATCCAAAAAAACCAGGTCGGGCTGGGTATCTATAATAAGGGTCTGCCCGGTGCGGATGTTTTCGGCCACCCCGATCATTTCTATAAGCGGACAGTACTTAATCAGCAGCAGTTTAAGCGCTTCTATGTTATTGGGTTCGTCGTCTATTATGATGGTGCGTATCATTTTTTCACAGGTTTAATTGTAATCGTATAAGGGAATCGCAAGGTGATACGGGTGCCGGTAGCCTGACCATGTGCATCTGTGAGGTCATTTATTTCAATGGTTATGGGGTCTGATAATTGACGATTTAAAATATTTATTCTTTCAGTGGTCAATGAGATGCCTTTTGATTGGTATTCCACATGCATTTTTGATTTGTATTCACTGGCTTTCTTACGTCCGATGCCATTGTCCTGAATAATGCATACGAACCCTGTACTGATTTTTTGAAATTTTATATCAATAAGGCCAATGCCGCTCTCCTTATACCTGATACCATGCCTGATGCTGTTCTCGATAAAAGGCTGCAAGATCATGGTTGGGATATGCTCCATATCGGCATCGAGTGTTGGATCAACCTCGATGGTATAGTTGAAGGAATGGCCAAAACGCATCATCTCCATTTCAAGGTATCGCTGCAGGTATTTGATTTCATTGGTAATGGAAATGGTGCTTTTTTCCGAATTGTCGAGCGTTTGCCTGATGAGGTGGGCAAATTCACTCAGGTACAGATTGGTTGATTCGATGTCGTTTGTTATTATGAAATTTTGTATACTGTTGAGGCAGTTGAATATAAAATGCGGGTTCATTTGCGACCGCAGCGCCATCTGCTCCAGCTCATTGAGCTTTTGCTGTACTGATGTTCTTTCCTGTTCTTTCTTCCGCTGAATGCTAAACCGCCATGCCACCAGCAGCCAGGTGATTAAAATAACCACGGCAATGATCAGGATCTGGAAGGGCAATGTTTGCCAGAAGGGCGCCTCTACAATGAACGCGATGGTGACAGGGTTGCTGACAATGCCTTTTTTGTTTATGGCAATCAGTTCAAACTCGTAATTACCCGGTGGCAGGGATGGGTATTCCAGTACATTTTGTGTAGTTGAATCCCAACTATCGGTAAGGCCTTTTAAGCGATAACGATACCAGATATTGCCGCCCGATTTAAAGGAGATGCCTGCATAATATATTTTCAAACTGTTTTCCTGGTAACCCAGCCGGTAACTGCCTTTCAATGGCTGCGGTTTATTACCCACCGAAATATCGAGGATGCGCAAATTACATTTTGAGTAGTGGCCTGTTTTGGTTTCATCGAACCAGGTAACACCCGCGGGCGAACCTGCATAAATGGTATTGCCATCCACATATACTGCATTAATAATATCTGTGGGCAGGCCATCGGAGGTGGTGTAAGTGGTAACCGGAAATGGTGTTTGACTGATGTTGATCTTGTTCAACCCTTTATCAGTACCGGCCCACAGGAAGTCGTTGGTTACAAACAGCGTTCTGCAAATGTTACTTGAAATTCCCTGCTGGGTGGTTATCTGGTTCACCACCTGGTCGTTTTTCATGCAAATGATACCGGCGCCATAGGTGGCAATGTACAACAGGCCATCGGGCCCTTTACAGAAATAGCTGATGCGTTGACGTAACGATGGAATGGCGTCGCCCATATAGCGTACCTCTTTATTGAGGTTCACTATATACAACCCATTTACTGTTCCTATATAATAGTTGTTGTTATAAAAACATACACTGGTAGTACGGCTGGGAAAAATAGTATCCTGGATAGACAGATCGTTGGGATGGATCAACAGGGCCCGTCTGGAGGTGCCTGCCAATACCATTCCATTGGGTAATTCTTCAATTGATTTTATTGCAAAAATGCGGGTGTTGAAGACGGCGCCCCCGCTGGTTTTTTTTACCAGCAGGCCATCTGAACCCATTAGCAATGAACCGTCCTTTAATTGCGCCAAACAGGTTACCCGGTTGGTGCTGCCATAGTATAAGGACGTGTTAAACTCTTTATTGGCGTTGATGGTGTCAATGGATTTTCCATGCAACAGGTATATTTTTCCAAAGGCGGTGCCTGCATATATTTTGTTGTTGATCTTGGCCAGTGAAAAGATCTCCTGCGTCTGGTTCTCACAGAAATAGTGGGTTTTAAATTCCCGTGACGCCAGTTTGAATACGCCTTCGCCCAGGGTGGCAAACCAGATGTTCTTTTCACTGTCAACCACGGCATGGCTGATCTGCTTTCCCTTCAGAAAGGACTCTTCATAATGATCGAACGTAACCGTATCCACCATGTAGCTGCCATACCATGTATTGGTAAACAATACATGGTTAACACCCGGGTCATAATCTTCGGCAGTAACTTTTAGCCCTGTCCGTACCTTATTCAGTTTTGATGTGGGATCCGCAAACCCACTGTTTGCGCAGGGAATGGGGATCATTTTCCCATTGGTGACTACAAAGCAGGAGTCGTCGATGTTTAACTGAAATCCTTTGCCGTGCTGGTTAGGCCGTAAAAAAACAGCACTGCTTTCATTGCTTTTATATTGGGTAATAACATTATTGGCGCTTACCACGGTGACGGAATTATCTGCATAAAACCCCACATCCTGGTCGCTGCTTTCACGGAAATAAACGATAACAGAGGAGAGTTTGATCTTTTTGAGCACCGGATCATTTTCCTGGTTGTGTATTTTTCCGTTGTAATAATAGCAGACGGTATTCTTGAAAGGGGCCATCCATATTCTGCCTTTGGAGTCGGCAAAAAGTTTTAAGATCTCGGTTTCGGGTAATCCGTCGCCGGTAGTGAAGTTTTTGAAATGGGTGCCATCGAAGCGGCTGATCCCGGCTTCGGTTGCAAACCAGATGAAGCCGTCTTTGTCCTGGCAGAGGTCGTAGATGGTAGAACCGGCCAACCCGTCTTTTACATCGTAATGAATATAATTATACTCCTGGGCAAAGGAAGTACATACAGTAATTAAACCGGTTAACAGCAGTAGCGTTTTAATGGTGCGTCTAGGTGTCATAGAAAGTTCAACTGCTATGACGACGGTGTCGTCACAGACTAACAGTTTGCTTTCAATAACCGGTCGCGCCTACGGTTTTGAAATTCCGTCTGAAGGTATAAAAAAAGGGATTAGTCGGGTATTTTAAAATGCAAAGGTTTTATTAATACGCGTACACCTGACAGGTATTGTTTATTGATATATATAATCGTAAGGCAACAGTTCGGATAGTTTTTTCCAGGCCCAGTAGCCTGAATTGATTACGTCGTTCTGTTCGTAAAAGTAGCCGTTCTTTTCTATCACAAAACCGTTGGAAACGTCCAGCACCGTGATCTGGAAGCGGGTGGTTGCCGGTAATTTATATTCTTCGAGGAATTGTTTATCGGGGTATACCTTGTCGTAACTGATGCGGTAACGGCCGTTCCAGCTTACTTCCACATCGCCGCTGTCAACCAGGTAATCCTGTTCATTATAAGGGTTGGTGATAAAAGTTCCTTTTACGCTTTCAGGATCGTCGTTCAGTTTTTCAAGAATAAAACCATCCTGCTTTAATGAGCTATCGTAAAAAGAACGCATAAAATGCATGCGTGAACCCAGGTAAGTACGTGCGCGGTTCTTTTTCCATTGCGCTTTTACTTCTTCGGTACTATCCATTTCCTGAAACAGGGGTGAGCCGGAGTAGGAAGATATATTGGTGTTATAATCGTAGCTGAAAGAATCGAGCTGGTACCTGATCTTATACCCAAGGGCATAGTTAACAATAATCACATCTTCCCTGGCCATTATTTTCAGGCGGTTCCTTTTTTTAGAAAAGTAGAAGTGTAACGCCTGGGGATTTTCAACGGCACACTGGTTTGAATTTCCGGAATTGCCGATAAAGTTCTGGTTAAAGAATTTTCCGTATTTGTTCAAGCCATCCGGGTCTTCGGTGCTGGCTACTACTGCCACTTCTGATAACGATTTATTTTCTTTTGCCAGATCTATTTTTAAGGTATCGGCAGCCGGCTGGCTGGCGCTGATGCGCATGATCTTTTTTTCGTAACCGGTATAGGTTACTACCATGTCGTAGCCGCCATTGGGCAGGCGCATAAAAAATAATCCGTCGTTATTGGTAATTGTTCCCTGGGTGGTGCTTTGGCAATAGGCCGATGCGCCTACGAGTGGTTGTTTTGTTTCTGCATCAACTACCTTACCGAAAACTACAAATGTTTTTTCCTGTGCCAGGGTAGCGGAATAACAGGTTACGGATAACAGCAGGATCATTAAATGTTTCATCTTCATGGTATTTTTCAAAAGATGGATATGAATATTTTCCAATATACAACCAGCCTGTAAATATTAAAACGTTTGGCTGACTGTGAAAGTATTGAGATAACCGGCTTTGGCAAACCATCCCAGGTTAAATTTCTTTAACATATTAGCCGGGTTGGGCATGTATAACGGGTTTTTGCCGGCTACAGCGGTTGCAAATGGGCCAGGTATTGTTCGCAATCTTTTTTTATCGCTTTTTCGAGGGGCGTAAATGTAAATCCGGGGAGGGATGTTAATAATTTACTGTTGTCGAAGTAGGTAACGCTTTGTGCCACGCGGGCGCTTTCACGGGTAAGCAGCGGTCTTTTTCCCGACATCATGGCTTTCAACTTTTCCATGCGCCAGGCCATATTACCCAAAAAAGGCGTTGCTTCTTTGTGCGGGTGTTTTTTACCCAGGCCATCGGCGATGGTATTGAATAATTGTTGAAAGGACCAGTTATCACCGTTAACGATAAACCGCTCGCTGCTTATTTCACTTTCCATAAGCAGTACGGCAGCCCGCGCTACATCCGTTACCGCCACAAATCCATTTATTCCCTTTGTAAACCAGGGAAATTCCCGGTATACATTTTTGAACAGCGCACAGCTGGAAGAGCTCCAGTCGCCATAACCCAGCACGGTGCTGGGATTTACAACCACCATGTTCAGTCCTTCGGCTGCGCCGCGCCATACTTCCACTTCTGCGTGGTATTTGCTGATGGCGTAGGTGGTATGCCATTTACCGGGCAGCCATTTTTTTTCTTCATTGACGGTTTCGCCGCTCCTGGTGCGGCCAATGGCGGCCACAGAACTGAGGTGTACAAAGCGTTTGACGTCTTTTTCCAACGCCAGGTTCACCACGTTAGCCGTTCCTTCAATATTGATCTTGTTAAGCGTTCTTCTGTCGGAGTCGTGAAAAGATACTTTGGCGGCGGCATGAATAACAGCATCGGTGCCCGTCATGGCCTCGTCGAGCGACACCACATCGAGCACATCGCCCGGCACCCATTCAACTTTATCGCTGATGTGCGCCGGGATAAAAAAAGGAACGGCCTTACTGTGGCGGATGGCCCGCACAGCATATCCTTTTTCAACCAGTTCTTTAATGATGTAGGCGCCAATAAAGCCGGTACCGCCTGTAACGAGTATTTTGGTTAACAAGTGCAATAATTAACAGGGCACGAAGATAACCTTTCTGCAATGAAGAAGGGCGATTATTAGCTAGTATTCGTAATATCCGATCCCGCTTTTACGGCCCAGTTCTCCTTTTTGTACTTTTTCTTTTTGAATGGGGGAAGGTTGCAGCCTGTTGGGTTTGCCCAGGGCATCGTACACCTGGCAGCTTACTGCATAATTAATGTCGTTGCCAATGAGGTCCATAAGACGGAAGGGGCCCATTTTAAAACCCGATGCTTCGAGTAAGGTATCGATGGTTTGAAAATCGGTTACTCCCTGTTCAACCAGTTTCAATGCTTCGAGGTAATAGGGGCGGGCAACATGGTTTACAATAAAACCCGGGGCATCCTGGCATAGAACGGGGGTTTTATCCATTTGCCGGGCCGTTTGGGTAACAATGTCAATGGTTTGCTGGTTGGTGTACGGCGTAGCTACTACTTCAACCAGTTTCATGATGGTGGCCGGGTTAAAAAAGTGCATGCCGGCTACCCGGTGGGGATGAATTACTTTTTTGGCAATTTCTGTAACCGATAAGGAAGATGTATTGGTAGCAAACACCACATCGCTGTGGTTTACTTCAGACAGCTGATTGAACAAACTCACTTTTATCTCAGGCTTTTCAATAATGGCTTCAATCACCAGGTCGGCCAGGCAATCGTTAGGGTCGCCGGCAAATTGAATGCGGCTCATGATGGCGGCGCTTGCTTCGGCAGTGAGCTTGTTTTTTTGTACAAGGCTTTGCAGGTTGCTTTCCATTGCCGTGCGGGCTTTGTTGAGCATGCCTTCGTTTACATCATACAGTATTACATGAAAATTATGCTGGGCGGCCGTTTGAGCAATTCCGCTGCCCATGGTGCCTGCACCGCAAACGCAAATAGTTTCTACCATATTATTCAATTGGCAATGGGCAATTGACAATGGGCAAACTTGCTTATTGCCTATTGTCTATTGCTTATTGATTTAAGTGGCGCTCGTAAACTGTCGCAGGAACCGCACGTCGTTTTCGCTGAACAACCGGATATCGTTGATACCGTATTTAAGCAGGGCCGGGCGTTCGATACCCATGCCGAATGCAAAGCCGGTATATTTTTCCGGATCGATTTTACAGTTCTCCAGCACTTTCGGGTGCACCATACCGCAACCCAGGATCTCCAGCCAGCCGGTACGTTTGCACACAGCACAACCTTCGCCGCCGCATAACAGGCAGGTGATGTCCATTTCGGCGCTGGGTTCGGTGAACGGGAAATAAGAGGGGCGGAACCGCACTTTTACGTCTTTGCCATACATTTCCTGCACAAAGAAGTACAGGGTTTGTTTCAGGTCGGCAAAGGAAACATTTTCATCGATGTACAATCCTTCTATCTGGTGAAAGAAGCAATGGCTGCGGGCGCTGATGGTTTCGTTGCGGTATACACGACCGGGGCATATAATGCGGATCGGCAACTGCTCTTTTTCCATAGCCCTGATCTGCGTATTGCTGGTATGTGTACGCAGCAGCCAGTCGGGATTTTGATGAATATAGAAGGTATCCTGCATATCGCGCGCCGGATGGTGCTCGGGCAGGTTCAGGGCGGTAAAGTTGTGCCAGTCGTCTTCAATTTCAGGGCCTTCGGCTACAGAGAAACCGAGGCGGTTGAAAATGCTGATAACATGGTTCAGGAACAGGTTGATGGGGTGGCGGGTGCCCAATGGCAGGGGATCGCCGGGAAGGGTTACATCGATGGCAGCTGCTGCACCTGAATCGCCGGAGCCTTCCAGTTGCTGTTTCCAGGTTTCGTATTTGGCCTCGGCCAGTTGTTTGAAATCGTTCAGGATCAGCCCGAATTCTTTCTTTTTATCGGCCGGCACATTCCTCATTTCGGTAAAAAGGTTCTTTACAATGCCCTTAGTACCCAGGAATTTAATACGGTAAGCCTCCAGGGAATCGGCGCCATTGGTGGGGGTGCTCTCAATTTCCTGCTTGTACGCTGCTATTTGTTGTAACAATTCATCCATTCCGCAAATATAATACTCTCCTTTCTAAGTTCTGTAGCCCAGGTTATTGTTGTGGCTTTGGGATTTTAAGAGGCATGTTACAGGTTTCAGGTTTCCAGTTACCAGGGATTATATCGCTGATTTATAATTATTTTTAACTTTTTCATTTGTCATTTTTTATTCCACATTTCTCATTCCCTATCTTGCGTCATATGTCGGATGCATTAAATATTGGCGACTTTCTTCAACCCCTTAACCGGTACATGTTATCGGAAGATGAGGGCTATAAAGACGGGCAGATTGGTAAAAAAATAGTGATGTATGAAGATGAGGAAATACCCGATCTGCGGTCGGCCGACATTGTGCTGCTGGGTTGCAACGAGGTAAGGGGTAACCATTTACAACCCGGGGTATCGGGTCCCGACGCCATCCGCCGCCAGTTTTATGCTTTGTACCAGTGGCATTCCGATATAAACATGGTTGATATAGGTAATATAATGCTGGGTTCTACTTTACAGGATACCTATGCCGCGCTGAAAACCGTGCTGGCCGAATTAACCAGCGCCGGCAAAACAGTGGTGATCCTGGGTGGTTCGCACGATCTTACCCTGGCACAATACCATTCCTACACCAGCAAAAACCAGGTGATTGAGGCTACCTGTGTGGATTCGCTGATTGACCTGAGTATGGAATCGCGCAACCGGTCGCAGAATTTTTTAATGGAAATGCTCACCGGCGAACCAAATTTTATCAAACATTATAATCACATCGGTTTCCAGAGTTATTATGTGCACCCGCATATGCTGGAAACTATGGATAAGCTGCGTTTTGATTGCTTCAGGGTAGGCCATGTAAAGGAGAATATTGAAGAAATGGAACCCGTGATCCGTGGTTCGCAGTTGTTTAGTTTTGATATTGCGGCCATTGCCAATGCGTATGCTCCGGCCAATCATATTACCCCCAACGGGTTAACCGGTGAAGAAGCCTGCGTGCTGATGCAATATGCGGGGTTAAGCGCCAATGTGAGCACCATTGGCATCTATGGTTATGCGCCTCACCTGGATAAAAATCAACTCACGGCCAAACAGATCAGTCATATGCTATGGTATATGGTAGATGGTTATTACCGGGGGCAGCGCGAAGCCAAAATGGAAGAAAAGGATTCGTTCAACGAGTTTAATATTGCTTTTGCTGAAATAGAAACGGTGTTTTTACAAAGCAAGAAAACCGGCCGTTGGTGGATGCAGCTACCCGATAAAAAATACATTGCCTGCTCGTACAAAGATTACCTGCTGGCCAGCAGTAATGAAATTCCTGAAAGATGGTACCGCGCTCAGGAAAGAGAAATGTGATAATGTGATAATTGGATAATCCCGATAAATCGGGACAGGTTGTGATAATGAAAAGCCAATACGAATTGCTTGTCGGAATAAATAATTAATTTTCAAAATGACCAACACAAGCAGATCACGTATTAATAGCCGTTCCTTCTCTGTAAAATCAAATCCTTTTTGTAAAAGCTTGTGGCTTGCTGCTTGTAGCTTGCAGCTTCTTGCGTCCTGTTCAACTCAGCATCAGATAACCAAATCGGCGAATAACAACCTGTTTATTGATTCAAGCCTGGAACATGCGCACGTGGGCATTAGTGTTTTTGATGCATCGGCCAATAAATACCTCTATAATCATAACGGTAAAAAGTATTTTGTTCCGGCTTCCAACACCAAATTATTCAGCTGTTATGCGGCCCTGAAATACCTGGGCGACAGCCTGCCCGGCATCCGCTATTGGGAGAATGACACCGCCCTGTTCCTGATTGGTACGGGCGATCCCAGTTTGTTGCACAGCGATTATAAAAAACAGCCGGTGATTGAGTTTCTGCAAAAGACAAAAAAACACCTGTATATAACCGATGCCAACTGGAAAGATGAAGCGTTGGGCGCCGGCTGGAGCTGGAACGATTATAACGACAGCTATATGCCCGAGCGCAGCGCGCTGCCGGTGTATGGGAATACGATTCACTGGGTGCAGGAAATTGCTGAAGGCGTTAGTAATGAAAACCAGGAAGGGCAAACCCCTTCTATCTATTCTATCCCCGAAATAAACTGGAAAGTGCGGTTTGCCGGAATTACGCGTAAAGCATTCTTTGTGCAACGCGACCGGGCCGAGAACGTGTTTAATATTACCGAGGGAACCGAAAAGAAAAAAGAACAGGATGTGCCGTTTGTGACCCATGGTCTTCAATCGGCCATTGAACTGCTGCCCGATACAATTGGTAAACAAATTGAATACAGGGAGGTGTTTAGAAAACAACCTGCCACTTTGAATACCATTCATTCGCGGCCCCTGGATTCTTTATTACAGCCCATGATGTACCGCAGCGATAACTTTTTTGCCGAACAAACGCTGTTGATGGTAAGCCAGGCAAGACTGGGCGAAATGAACGACGGGAAGATCATAGACACCCTGTTAAAAACCGATCTGCGCGACCTGCCGCAAAAACCCCGTTGGGTGGATGGAAGCGGGTTAAGCCGTTATAACCTGTTTACCCCCAATGACTTTGTTGTGTTGTTACAGAAAATGAAGCAGGAGGTGGGCATGAAGCGGCTGCAGGGCATACTGCCTACCGGCGGCAAGGGTACTTTGAGCAATTTGTACAAACAGGATAGTAATTATATATTTGCCAAGACCGGTACCTTGTCGGGTGTTGTGGCGTTGAGCGGATATTTGTATACTAAAAAGAACAAGCTGCTGATTTTTTCGGTGCTGGTGAATAACCACACCGGCAGTGCAAGTGAGATCCGCAAACGGGTAGAGACGTTTTTGAACGGCATCCGGGCCCGGTATTAACAAAGTTTTCCATTTTTCTCTTTTTTCCCCCAACCGTAAGGTTACCCTACTCCGTATTAAATATCAGCAACTGGCAATTGGCCGTTAAACTAAAGTGAATTTTAGCATTCAAAGCACATTCAGGTTTTTTTAGATCAACACCATTCAACAGGCTTGATTGTCCACCAATGCTACCGATATAGAATTGATAAATGGTTGTATTAATAACAACCGCAAGGCCCAGGAACGCTTATATAAGAAGTTCTACGGCCCCATGGCATCTATTTGCCTGCGATATACCCGTAACCAGGAAGATGCGATAGAGGTATTGCATAATGGTTTTTTGAAGGTATTCAAGAACATTCATACGTATGATATGAGCCGTGCTTCCTTGTATACCTGGGTGAGAACCATTATCATAAATTCTTCTATTGACTTTGTAAGGCAGCGCAGCAAATTCCATACGCACATTGAACTGGAGAAAGTAGACGAACCAGCCATCGATGCAGACGCCATACAACGAATGTCTTCCCATGAAGTTTTATTGCTCGTACAGAAGTTATCGCCGGCCACGCAAACGGTGTTCAATCTGTATGTAGTAGAGGGGTACAATCATCGGGAAATTGCTAACCTATTGGGTATTAGTGAGGGAACCAGTAAATGGCACCTGAGCGAGGCCCGTAAACAACTGCAAAAACTATTACAAACCTTGCAAGTGTAAATGTGATGAACCTGAAACATCCATACGAAAAACACTTAGCGGAGAAACTGGTGCAACTACCGCCACCTGGCGACCCTGACCAAAACTGGCAGCATATGAAATCGCTGCTTGATAAAGATTTGCCACGAGGCGGAGGTGGACCCGGTGGAAGATTCCGCTGGTGGATCGCCGGCACTATAGTGGCCGTGCTCGTGGGAACCTGGTTTGGCGGCAAACAGCTGATTACGAAAGAACAACGTAATGATGCAGTGGCCGGCACTATAAAAACCGTTAACAACAAAAAAGCACCAGCCGTTGCGTCAACAGAAAAAAATGTTGAGCAACCCGCTGCCAAACATAAGAATCTGCCTGGCGCAGAATACGCCTCCGCTACCAGCACGCCAAATGATGCTGCGGTTACTACTACCAACCATCAGGCTGATGTTGCTGTTACCAATAACAATGGTAATGGCGGGTCTGTGCCTGGTAACAAAACCGCCAAAGCGCGAAGTAGTGGCAATAACCCCGGTACACCGGGTTTGGTAACAACCAATGATAACAACCGGACTGTACCCGGTGTTCCAAACAGCAAGAACGCTCACCATAAAATATCTCCTGATAGAAAAAACATTTACGCTGCTGATTCAAAAACTGACAATAAAAGCACCGGTAATAACCCTACAATAACTACCAATCGCCATCGCAGGGTAACCAAAAAAATCAATAAAGGAATGGCTGGCGCCAGTGCGGTTATAATGGGCGGTGCTGCTACCAGCAAGGCTAAAAATAAAAAAGGCAGGAACGGGACAAACAACCCGCCGGCCGGGGTCAACAGAAACCGGGCAGAAAAGAATGTTGGGGCTCCCGACAAGCGGGGACAGGCAGGCAACCTTACGTATACGCCAACGATCTTTTCGCCGCACCGTTCGCAGCCATCGCAGCCAGACGGTTCGGGGTTACCACCGTCGCCGGTTACTTATAAGATCAATTATACCGGTGATGCGGTAATATCGCCCTCGGCTATGATACAGCGGGAGTTTCCTTATTATACCCAGGCCGATCTGTTCCCTGATAAGGCGAACAATAAAAAAGCGACCGCCCGCAAAAAATCGCCTTTCAGCACCAACGAGGATAAACAATTTGCCTTTGGGTTATCGCTGCCCTTGGGTTTCCCGATAGGCGACCAGGAGCCATTGGCTTATAACAGTAATGCGGGTGTTAATACGATCTCCGATTATATTCCTTCACCCCATTTCCAATATCATTTCAATAATAAAACGTACATCCAGGCCGGGTTGCAGTTCAGAGCGCCGCAGTTTATACATCCCCTGTTGCTTTACCAGGACCAGAAAATGTATCAGCAAGGCCCCAGCCTGGTGGAAATGACCACCAGCATTACAGCCCGTAAGTTGTATTATTTCAATGTGCCCATAACTATTTATCATAGTCCGCTCAAG
The Niastella koreensis GR20-10 genome window above contains:
- the pheS gene encoding phenylalanine--tRNA ligase subunit alpha — encoded protein: MDELLQQIAAYKQEIESTPTNGADSLEAYRIKFLGTKGIVKNLFTEMRNVPADKKKEFGLILNDFKQLAEAKYETWKQQLEGSGDSGAAAAIDVTLPGDPLPLGTRHPINLFLNHVISIFNRLGFSVAEGPEIEDDWHNFTALNLPEHHPARDMQDTFYIHQNPDWLLRTHTSNTQIRAMEKEQLPIRIICPGRVYRNETISARSHCFFHQIEGLYIDENVSFADLKQTLYFFVQEMYGKDVKVRFRPSYFPFTEPSAEMDITCLLCGGEGCAVCKRTGWLEILGCGMVHPKVLENCKIDPEKYTGFAFGMGIERPALLKYGINDIRLFSENDVRFLRQFTSAT
- a CDS encoding 3-hydroxyacyl-CoA dehydrogenase family protein is translated as MVETICVCGAGTMGSGIAQTAAQHNFHVILYDVNEGMLNKARTAMESNLQSLVQKNKLTAEASAAIMSRIQFAGDPNDCLADLVIEAIIEKPEIKVSLFNQLSEVNHSDVVFATNTSSLSVTEIAKKVIHPHRVAGMHFFNPATIMKLVEVVATPYTNQQTIDIVTQTARQMDKTPVLCQDAPGFIVNHVARPYYLEALKLVEQGVTDFQTIDTLLEASGFKMGPFRLMDLIGNDINYAVSCQVYDALGKPNRLQPSPIQKEKVQKGELGRKSGIGYYEY
- a CDS encoding NAD-dependent epimerase/dehydratase family protein; the encoded protein is MLTKILVTGGTGFIGAYIIKELVEKGYAVRAIRHSKAVPFFIPAHISDKVEWVPGDVLDVVSLDEAMTGTDAVIHAAAKVSFHDSDRRTLNKINIEGTANVVNLALEKDVKRFVHLSSVAAIGRTRSGETVNEEKKWLPGKWHTTYAISKYHAEVEVWRGAAEGLNMVVVNPSTVLGYGDWSSSSCALFKNVYREFPWFTKGINGFVAVTDVARAAVLLMESEISSERFIVNGDNWSFQQLFNTIADGLGKKHPHKEATPFLGNMAWRMEKLKAMMSGKRPLLTRESARVAQSVTYFDNSKLLTSLPGFTFTPLEKAIKKDCEQYLAHLQPL
- a CDS encoding sensor histidine kinase; protein product: MTPRRTIKTLLLLTGLITVCTSFAQEYNYIHYDVKDGLAGSTIYDLCQDKDGFIWFATEAGISRFDGTHFKNFTTGDGLPETEILKLFADSKGRIWMAPFKNTVCYYYNGKIHNQENDPVLKKIKLSSVIVYFRESSDQDVGFYADNSVTVVSANNVITQYKSNESSAVFLRPNQHGKGFQLNIDDSCFVVTNGKMIPIPCANSGFADPTSKLNKVRTGLKVTAEDYDPGVNHVLFTNTWYGSYMVDTVTFDHYEESFLKGKQISHAVVDSEKNIWFATLGEGVFKLASREFKTHYFCENQTQEIFSLAKINNKIYAGTAFGKIYLLHGKSIDTINANKEFNTSLYYGSTNRVTCLAQLKDGSLLMGSDGLLVKKTSGGAVFNTRIFAIKSIEELPNGMVLAGTSRRALLIHPNDLSIQDTIFPSRTTSVCFYNNNYYIGTVNGLYIVNLNKEVRYMGDAIPSLRQRISYFCKGPDGLLYIATYGAGIICMKNDQVVNQITTQQGISSNICRTLFVTNDFLWAGTDKGLNKINISQTPFPVTTYTTSDGLPTDIINAVYVDGNTIYAGSPAGVTWFDETKTGHYSKCNLRILDISVGNKPQPLKGSYRLGYQENSLKIYYAGISFKSGGNIWYRYRLKGLTDSWDSTTQNVLEYPSLPPGNYEFELIAINKKGIVSNPVTIAFIVEAPFWQTLPFQILIIAVVILITWLLVAWRFSIQRKKEQERTSVQQKLNELEQMALRSQMNPHFIFNCLNSIQNFIITNDIESTNLYLSEFAHLIRQTLDNSEKSTISITNEIKYLQRYLEMEMMRFGHSFNYTIEVDPTLDADMEHIPTMILQPFIENSIRHGIRYKESGIGLIDIKFQKISTGFVCIIQDNGIGRKKASEYKSKMHVEYQSKGISLTTERINILNRQLSDPITIEINDLTDAHGQATGTRITLRFPYTITIKPVKK
- a CDS encoding formimidoylglutamase, yielding MSDALNIGDFLQPLNRYMLSEDEGYKDGQIGKKIVMYEDEEIPDLRSADIVLLGCNEVRGNHLQPGVSGPDAIRRQFYALYQWHSDINMVDIGNIMLGSTLQDTYAALKTVLAELTSAGKTVVILGGSHDLTLAQYHSYTSKNQVIEATCVDSLIDLSMESRNRSQNFLMEMLTGEPNFIKHYNHIGFQSYYVHPHMLETMDKLRFDCFRVGHVKENIEEMEPVIRGSQLFSFDIAAIANAYAPANHITPNGLTGEEACVLMQYAGLSANVSTIGIYGYAPHLDKNQLTAKQISHMLWYMVDGYYRGQREAKMEEKDSFNEFNIAFAEIETVFLQSKKTGRWWMQLPDKKYIACSYKDYLLASSNEIPERWYRAQEREM
- a CDS encoding carboxypeptidase-like regulatory domain-containing protein, translated to MKHLMILLLSVTCYSATLAQEKTFVVFGKVVDAETKQPLVGASAYCQSTTQGTITNNDGLFFMRLPNGGYDMVVTYTGYEKKIMRISASQPAADTLKIDLAKENKSLSEVAVVASTEDPDGLNKYGKFFNQNFIGNSGNSNQCAVENPQALHFYFSKKRNRLKIMAREDVIIVNYALGYKIRYQLDSFSYDYNTNISSYSGSPLFQEMDSTEEVKAQWKKNRARTYLGSRMHFMRSFYDSSLKQDGFILEKLNDDPESVKGTFITNPYNEQDYLVDSGDVEVSWNGRYRISYDKVYPDKQFLEEYKLPATTRFQITVLDVSNGFVIEKNGYFYEQNDVINSGYWAWKKLSELLPYDYIYQ
- a CDS encoding LytR/AlgR family response regulator transcription factor; translated protein: MIRTIIIDDEPNNIEALKLLLIKYCPLIEMIGVAENIRTGQTLIIDTQPDLVFLDIEMPFGNAFELLNSLSPVNFEIIFVTAFDNYAINAIKYSALDYLLKPVNIKELQTAVFKAADRIKTKNITSKIDTLMYNLSVNKPVLQKVALPTLDGLVFVNINELVWLEARGSYTFVYMQDQQKIMVSRTLKEFEDILPFENFSRVHQSYIINHYFIKKYNRGRGGTIEMDDGTTIEVSMRKKDEFLSKFK